DNA from Mucilaginibacter mallensis:
ATATAATTTACAATATGACAAACAAAGCCTTGCTGAACCTGAAACCGTTGCCCATGTAAGTGATGGACTAATCTGCCGGGATTATAAGCAGTTTTATAAACTGGCGGCTTTAATACCCGATACCAAGGCCGATACCACTTTTATAGCAAAAACCATAAGCGTACCCCAATTTGCCGAAGCACCGGCTTTCGGCTTGAAATACCGGGGGTATCTGGATGTTCCGCAGGATGGTATTTATAGTTTTTATTTAACCTGTGATGATGGTGGTACTTTAAAAATTGCAAGCAGGGAAGTGGTTGATAATGATGGCCTGCACTCTGCCATTGAAAAGAACGGGCAGATAGCTTTGAAGAAGGGCTTGCATAACATTGCGCTTGATTTTATTGAAGGTGGCGGCGGCTATACTCTGAAATTGAAATACAGCTTAAACGGATCAGCACCGCAGGATATCCCGGCGCAATGGCTTAAAAATTAATAGTATAATGAAGAAGTTAGCACTGGTTTTATTATTGGTAATTACATTTTCAACTGCTTTTGCGCAGGCCCCACCCAAACCCTACGGCGCTTTGCCTGCCCCAAGGCAACTCAACTGGCAGGAAACGGATATGTATTGCATTATCCATTTCAGCGTAGCCACTTATACCGATAAGGAATGGGGGTATGGCGATGAGGATCCGCAGATATTCAATCCTAAACATTTTAATGCCTTACAAATAGTAGGGGCGGCGAAAGCAGGTGGGTTTAAAGGAATAGTGGTAGTAGCCAAGCACCATGATGGCTTTTGCCTGTGGCCCACAAAAACTACGGAACACAATATTAGCAAAAGCCCCTGGAAAGACGGCAAAGGCGATATTGTTAGGGAATATCAGATGGCCTGCCAAAAGCTGAGGATGAAAATGGGCGTTTATTGCTCGCCATGGGACAGGAACAACCCGCTTTATGGTAAGCCTGAATATTTAACTGATATATACCAAAAGCAATTAAAGGAATTATATGCCAATTATGGCCCGCTGTTTATGTCGTGGCATGATGGCGCTAACGGGGGAGATGGTTATTATGGCGGCGAACGCAAAGCACGTACTATTGACCGCTCAACTTATTACGATTGGAAAAATACCTGGGGTATTACCCGCAAAATGCAGCCCGGCGCTTGTATTTTCGGCGATGTTGGGCCCGATGTACGCTGGGTAGGTAATGAGGAGGGCCATGCGGGCGAAACCTATTGGGCAACCTATACGCCCGAAGCTCCCGATGCCGGTAAAGAACCCGCTAATGGCTATTCGCGGTATGAAACAGCTACCGAGGGTATACGTAACGGTAAATATTGGATGCCTGCTGAATGTGATGTACCTATGCGGAATGGATGGTTCTATCATCAATCGCAGGATGGGCAAAGCAAATCGCCTTATACGTTATTTGACCTATATTATAAAAGCGTAGGCCGTGGCGCTTGTCTGGATCTTGGCTTATCTCCGGATAAGGATGGGGAACTCAGTGATGAGGATGTTAATATATTAAAGCAATTTGGGCAACTGGTAAAGCAAACTTTCGCGGTTAATTTAGCCGCTGGTGCAAGTTTTAAAGCCAGCAATATCAGGGGTGGCAATGCCGCTAAATTTGGTCCGGCGTTTTTGCTGGATCAGAGCCGCTACACCTATTGGGCAACCGATGACAACGTTACCAAACCAAGGCTAGTGATTGACCTGCATCAACCAAAAACATTCAATGTTATCCGCTTGCGCGAAAACATAAAGCTGGGGCAGCGTATTGAAGGCGCGGCCGTTGATGCCTGGATGAATGGTGAATGGAAGGAAATAGCCACGGTAAGCAGCATAGGCGCAAACCGCCTTATCCGTTTACCAAATAATATTACAGCAAGTAAGGTAAGGCTGCGGATCACGGCATCGCCGGTATGTATAGCTTTAAGCGATTTCGGCTTGTTTAAGGAGCCTGTGCATCTTACTGCACCGCTAATCAGCAGGGATAAAGATGGGACTGTGGTTATCAGCACCAGCGCGCCGGTTGCCTCTGTTCATTATACAATTGATGGAACGGAGCCAACTTTGCAAACACCTCTATATTCAAAGCCTTTTTCGCTGATTAATGGCGGTATTATTAAAGCCCGTGGCTTTGAAGCTAAGCAAGCAAGCGAAATAGATACTAAAGAATTTGATCTTTCAAAATCAGGATGGAAAGTTGTCGGTACAAATCCTAAAAATGGTAATGAACCATCAAATGCCATAGATGAAAATGTGAATACTGTTTGGAACACCTTGTCAAAAGACTCAACCCAAACCATCAATTATCCGCAGGAAATAAGTATTGATATGGGGACTACTCAAACTATCAAAGCATTCACTTATCTGCCGCGCCAGGATAAAACAGCTAATGGTATTGCCGATAAGTATGCGTTTTATACAAGTAACGATGGCATCAACTGGCAGCAGGCAGCCACAGGAGAGTTTTCAAATATCAGATCGAATCCTGTTGAGCAGCTTATCCCATTGGCGCAGCCGGTTAGTTGCCGTTACTTTAAATTTGCAGTATTGCATGTGGTTGGCGGCAATGGTGTTGCAGTGGCCGAGTTGGGCTTAAAAGTTAAATAATAATAGCCGGATAACCGGGATTGAACATACATTATTACAAATGAAAAAAAGTATTTTACCTCTTTTGCTGCTTGTTACGGGCAGCTTGTTTGCCCAGCAGCATAATATGTCGAAAAGCTACGTGC
Protein-coding regions in this window:
- a CDS encoding alpha-L-fucosidase, producing the protein MKKLALVLLLVITFSTAFAQAPPKPYGALPAPRQLNWQETDMYCIIHFSVATYTDKEWGYGDEDPQIFNPKHFNALQIVGAAKAGGFKGIVVVAKHHDGFCLWPTKTTEHNISKSPWKDGKGDIVREYQMACQKLRMKMGVYCSPWDRNNPLYGKPEYLTDIYQKQLKELYANYGPLFMSWHDGANGGDGYYGGERKARTIDRSTYYDWKNTWGITRKMQPGACIFGDVGPDVRWVGNEEGHAGETYWATYTPEAPDAGKEPANGYSRYETATEGIRNGKYWMPAECDVPMRNGWFYHQSQDGQSKSPYTLFDLYYKSVGRGACLDLGLSPDKDGELSDEDVNILKQFGQLVKQTFAVNLAAGASFKASNIRGGNAAKFGPAFLLDQSRYTYWATDDNVTKPRLVIDLHQPKTFNVIRLRENIKLGQRIEGAAVDAWMNGEWKEIATVSSIGANRLIRLPNNITASKVRLRITASPVCIALSDFGLFKEPVHLTAPLISRDKDGTVVISTSAPVASVHYTIDGTEPTLQTPLYSKPFSLINGGIIKARGFEAKQASEIDTKEFDLSKSGWKVVGTNPKNGNEPSNAIDENVNTVWNTLSKDSTQTINYPQEISIDMGTTQTIKAFTYLPRQDKTANGIADKYAFYTSNDGINWQQAATGEFSNIRSNPVEQLIPLAQPVSCRYFKFAVLHVVGGNGVAVAELGLKVK